The genomic interval TGCTGTACTAGAGTTAGCAGGTGTTAAAGATATATTATCAAAATGTTTAGGTTCACGTTCAGCTATTAATGTGGTTCGTGCAACTATTGAAGGGTTAAAAGAATTACGCACTGCTGAAGATGTAGCTGCGTTAAGAGGAAAATCTGTACAGGAAATTTTAGGATAAGGAGGGAATCTCCAAATGGCTAACAATATTAAAATTACTTTAGTTAAAAGTTTGATTGGAGCAAGACCTGATGTACGTAAAAACGCTGAATCTTTAGGACTTACTAAGGTAAATAGTTCAGTCGTGAAACAAGATACACCTACAATTCGTGGAATGATTAATAAGGTTTCATCTTTAGTTAAAGTAGAAGAAAAATAACAAGGAGGTGTCTCGCCGTGAAATTACATCAATTAGGATATAACGAAAATGGCGAAAAAGTCATTTTCCGTAAATCTAAAAAACGTCTTGGACGTGGTACTGGTTCAGGTTTAGGAAAAACTGCTGGTAAAGGTCACAAAGGTCAAAATGCACGTTCAGGTGGTGGTGTTCGCCCAGGATTTGAAGGTGGACAAACAACATTATTCAGACGTTTACCAAAACGTGGATTTACTAATTTTACTACGAAAAAATTTGTTTTAATAAATTTAGACTTATTAAGTCGTTTTGATGAAGAATCTGTAATTACACCAGAATTCTTAAATCAAAATAAAATAATTACAAATGCAGAATTAACAAAAGTTCAAAAAGGGAAGTTAGGTATTAAAGTATTAGGAAGTGGTGAACTTACTAAGAAACTTACAGTAAAAGCAACAAAATTTACTGCTTCTGCTGAAGAAAAAATAACTGCCATTGGTGGAAAAGTTGAGGTGATCTAATGTGTTTAAAGCATTAGTACAAGCTTTTAAAAATAAAGACCTTAGAAAACGTATCTTCTTCACATTGTTTGCGTTTTTAATCTTTAAATTAATGACGTTTATACCAATTCCATTGTCAGATCCAAGTGTATTAAAAAACTTGGAAGAGACAAGTTTATTAGGATTTGCTAATGCACTTTCAGGAGGAGCATTAAAACGTTTTTCAATCGTTGCTTTAGGGGTTAGCCCATACATTACCGCTTCGATTGTAATTCAGTTACTTCAAATGGATATTGTTCCAGTATTGTCTGAATGGTCTAAAGAGGGAGAAACTGGTAAACATAAAATTAAGTTAGTAACACGCTATTCTGCTTTAGTATTAGCATTTATTCAAGCTTTAGCGATGTCTATTGGATTTGATAAATTATATCATGGAACCCTTTTAGAACCATTTAATGTTACCCCTCTTATGTATACTTATATTGCTTTAGTTATGACAGCAGGTACTGCTGCAGTTTTATGGCTAGCTGACCAAATTACCGCTAAGGGAATTGGTAATGGTACATCTATGATTATTATGGCTGGTATCGTAGCAAGTTTCCCATACATGATTAGTGATTTATTTAAAAAATATATTGTGGGATTTAATGCAACAGCAAATCAATATAATAAAACAATTAAAGAATGGGTAATGGTTACAGATCCAAAACAAGCATTAATATTTTTATTAGTTATTCTTGTAATGATTATAATTGTTATCGCAATCATTTTTATGCAAAATGCTACACGTAAAATACCGATTCAATATGCAAATAGAGCAAATTCTGCAACACTTAAAGGTAAAAAAGATTCACATTTACCAATCAAATTGAATCCATCTGGTGTTATTCCAGTAATTTTTGCCTCATCATTATTAAGTTTACCGTTAACTATAGCATCGTTTACTACGAATATGAATTTAAAAAATACATTACAAAATTTGTTTAACTATAATCAACCGATTGGATTTACATTATATGTATTATTAATTTTCTTATTCTCATTTTTCTATGCTTTCGTACAAGTTAGTCCAGAAAAGGTAGCTGAGAATTTAAGAAAACAAGGTTCTTATATACCTGGGGTTAGACCTGGTAAAGAAACAGAAAACTTTGTTTCTGGAGTTTTATTTAGAACAACCGTAATCGGTTCTACTTATTTGATGATTGTTGCAATCTTACCAATTTTATTCTCAATATTTACAGACCTTCCAGGTTCAGTAAGAATCGGTGGAACAAGTTTACTAATTGTAGTTGGTGTTGCACAAGAATTATTTAAACAAATTGAAACAAAATCAAAAGCCCAAAAATATAGTGGTTTCATTAAATAAAAAAGTCAAGAGGTATGGATTGATATGAAAATGTTAATTATGGGTCCTCCTGGTGCTGGAAAAGGCACTCAGGCGGAAAAAATTATTGCTGAATATCAAATTCCTCATATATCTACAGGAGACATGTTTCGTCAAGCAATTAAAGAGGGAACAGCATTAGGTAAAAAAGCTAAAGATTATCTAGACCAAGGATTATTAGTCCCAGATGATGTAACTAATGGGATTGTTCGTGAGCGTCTTACAAAAGATGATTGTAAATCTGGATTTTTACTTGATGGTTATCCTAGAACAGTTGCACAAGCAGTTAACTTAGATGAAATGTTATTTGATTTAAATATGCGAGTTGATGCTGTGCTGAATATTATTGTCAATCATTCATTGCTTTTAGATAGATTAACCGGTCGAAGAATTTGTAAAGATTGTGGTGCTACTTACCACTTATCTTTTAATTCTCCAAAAGTACCAGATGTTTGTGATAAATGTGGTGGAACGTTATTTCAACGTAAAGATGATAATAAGGAGACAGTAGAAAATCGTTTAGCAGTATACAATAATCAAACGAAACCTTTATTAGATTATTATAGTGCTAAAGGAAATTTATTTAATATTAATGGAGAGCAAGATATCAATGAAGTGTTTAGTGATATTAAAACGACACTTGGAGGATTAAAATAATGATTATATGCAAAACTCAACGCGAAATAGAAATTATGCGACAAGCAGGTCGTATAGTTGCCCTAACCCATGCAGAGTTAAAAAAGCATATAAAACCAGGGATTACTACAAAAGAATTAGACATAATTGCTGAGGAAGTAATCAGATCTAATCATGCTATTCCTAGTTTTAAAGGTTATAATGGTTTTCCTGGAAGTATATGTGCTTCTGTAAATGAGGAGCTTGTTCATGGAATTCCAGGATCAAAAAAATTAAAAGATGGTGACATTATTTCAATTGATATCGGTGCTGAATATAATGGATATCATGGAGACTCTGCTTGGAGTTTTCCTGTTGGTAAAGTATCAGAAAGTGCAAGAAAATTATTGACTGTTACAGAAAATTCGTTATATGAAGGTTTGAAAAAAGCTAAACCGGGTAACAGACTATTTGATATATCTCATGCTATTCAAAAACATGTTGAAAATAATGGATTTTCAATTGTTGAAGAATATGTCGGCCATGGAATAGGACAAGAACTTCATGAAGACCCACCTATTCCTAATTTTGGCCATCCAAATCGTGGACCATTGTTGAAAAAAGGTATGGCATTGGCCATAGAACCTATGGTAAATCAAGGTAAAAGATTCGTCAGAGTCTTACCCGATAATTGGACTGTAGTTACAGCTGATAAAAAACTATGTGCTCATTTTGAGCATACGATAGTTATAACAGATAATGGTTACGAAATTTTAACACAGGTTTAATGTGTTTAAGGAGGAGTTAACTATGGCTAAACAAGATGTTATTGAAGTTGAAGCTGTTGTGGTTGAAACATTACCTAATGCAATGTTCAGAGTTGAATTAGAAAATGGTCACAAGATTTTGGCGCACGTTTCTGGTAAAATCCGCATGAATTACATACGCATTTTACCAGGAGATAAAGTGACAGTAGAATTGTCACCGTATGATTTAACACGTGGCCGTATCACTTATAGACATAAGTAACTATAAGCTCCCAAAAGATAAGGAGGTTTTTAAATAATGAAAGTAAGACCATCTGTAAAACCTATTTGTGATAAATGTAAAGTTATTCGCCGTAAAGGTAAAGTAATGGTTATATGCGAAAACCCAAAACATAAACAAAAACAAGGATAAAAATTTAGGAGGTGCGGTTAATGGCACGTATCGCAGGTATAGATATCCCACGTGAAAAACGAATTGTAATTTCATTGACTTACATATTCGGGATTGGGAGATCAAGAGCTGAACAAATTTTAAAAGAAGCCAATGTATCAGAAGATACACGTGTACGCGATTTAACAGAAGATGAATTAAACCGTATTCGTCGTTCAGTTGAGAATTATAAAGTTGAAGGTGACCTACGACGTGAAGTATCATTAAATATTAAACGTTTAATGGAAATCGGTAGCTACCGTGGATTACGTCATCGTAGATCATTACCAGTACGTGGACAACGCTCTAAAACGAATGCTCGTACTAGAAAAGGTCCATCACGTACTGTTGCTAACAAGAAAAAAGCTACTAAGTAATAGCGAAGGAGGTTAAAAAATGGCTAAACAAGTACGTAAGCGTCGTGTGAAAAAAGATATTCCAGTTGGGGTAGCACATATTCATTCGACTTATAATAATACAATTGTTACTCTTACAGACGAAAGAGGAAATGCTATTGCATGGAGCAGTGCTGGTGCATTAGGATTTAAAGGGTCTCGTAAATCTACTCCGTTCGCTGCTCAAATGACTTCTGAAGCTGCTGCTAAAGCTGCAATGGAGCAAGGTATGCAAAGAGTTGAAGTATCTGTAAAAGGTCCTGGACCAGGGCGTGAAGCAGCTATCAGAGCGTTGCAAACTGCAGGATTAGATATTACATCTATTAAGGACGTTACACCTGTTCCTCATAACGGATGTCGTCCTCCAAAACGTCCTCGTGGATAATCTATATCAGGAACTGTTGATAGAAAATCTAGGGGAAAACATAAATAAGGAGGGCTAATGCTATTATGTTACGATTTGAGAAACCTAATGTTGGAATCGAAGAATATGCTAGAGATAAATATTATGGCAAGTTTGTTATTGAACCATTAGAAAGAGGATATGGAATTACTTTAGGAAATGCATTAAGAAGAATTTTATTATCTTCATTACCAGGTTCTGCTGTAACAACAATTAAAATTGAAGGTGTACAACACGAATTTAGTGCTATCACTGGCGTTGTTGAAGATGCAACAACTATTATTTTAAATTTAAAAAAATTAATTCTACATATCGATTCTGATGACGATTATATTGAGAAAGTTTTAGAAATCCATGCAAATGGTGAAGGTGTTGTAACAGCTGCAGATATTGAACATGATGAACAAGTAACGATTATTAACCCTAAATTACATATTGCTACACTTTCAAAAGGTGGTAAACTAGATATGACCTTGATTGCCCGTCGAGGTAGTGGATATGTAAGTTCAAATGAAAATAAGAAGTTCAATCAAGAAATAGGGCAAATTGCTATTGATTCTATTTATACCCCTATTGAGCGAGTTCAGTATGAGGTTGAGAAAACACGTGTTGGTCAAGATGCTGATTATGATAAATTGATAATCGAAGTTTACACTAATGGTAGCATAGAACCCCAAGAAGCAATCGCCTTATCGTCAAAAATTTTAATTGAACACTTAAATGTGTTTGTTGAATTAAATGATCGTGCAAAAATGGCTGAATTCATGATTGAAAGTGAAGAAGACAGCAAAAATAAAATCTTAGAAATGAGTATTGAAGACTTAGATTTATCAGTTCGTTCATACAATTGTTTAAAACGTGCTGGTATTAACACTGTTCAAGAATTAGCAAATCAAACTGAAGAAGATATGATGAAAGTACGTAATTTAGGTCGTAAATCATTAAAAGAAGTTAAAGATAAATTAAATGAATTAGGACTTTCATTACGTCGCAATTAATCATTTTCCGAATTTCACATAAATTTTGAAAGGAGGACCAGAGTACGATGGCTAGAGGATATCGTAAATTAGGTCGAAGAAGTGATCATCGTAAACATATGTTACGAAATTTAGTGACAGATTTAATCATTAATGAACGTATTACAACCACGGAAACTCGTGCAAAGGAAGTTCGTTCTATTGCTGAGAAAATGATTACTTTAGGTAAACGTGGTGATTTACATGCACGTCGTCAAGTAGCAGCATATGTACGTAGAAAAGAAGCAAACGAGACACAAGATGCAATTCAAAAATTATTCTCTGATATTGCACCACGCTTCAAAGAACGCAATGGTGGATATACAAGAATATTAAAAGTAGGAACACGTCAAGGTGATGCTGCTCCTATGACTATTATTGAATTTGTAGAATAACAAAAAGATGGGGACATGTGATAACTTTTTTATCACTTGTCCTCTATTTTTAAATTATTTGATTAAGTAAGGAAATAAAAAATTATTTTTTTATTTAATGAAACAATTGACAGTGTTATTATAGAGAAAAATTTGATATAATGGATATGCTGTAATGAAAAAGAGGTGATTTAATGAAAAAAGGGGATTTATATATTGGTCTTGTGGCGATTATTATTATGATGATAATCGGTATTGGGTATAAACTATATTTAAGTAATATTGGAAATGAAAGATATGTTAATGTATATATAGATAGAAAACTAGTGCATTCTGTTAAATTAACGAATTCAGTAGATAAAAAAATTACAATAAATAACGATTATGGTTATAATTTAATTTATATACACGATAATGGTGTAGAAGTAATAGATGCTGATTGTCCAAATAAAGATGATGTTAGACAAGGTTTTGTTCGTATGCCTGGAGTTCCTATTATTTGTCTACCACATCATTTAAAAGTAGTTATTGAAGGAGAAAATTCAGTTTCAGATTTTGACGCCATTACTTAGGAGGAAACATTATGAATCATCCAATTATTAAAGTTAATGATCTATACTTTAGTTATGATAATAAAAATTTAGCAATTAATAAATTATCATTGGAAATTTATGAACGTGAGTGGGTTTGTATATTAGGCCATAATGGGTCTGGAAAATCTACGTTATCGAAATTAATTATCGGTTTATTAGTTCCTTTAAAAGGGACAGTTGAAGTAAACGATAAAGTATTAAGTGAAGATACCGTTTATGATATAAGAAGAGATATTGGAATAGTATTCCAAAATCCAGACAATCAATTTGTTGGGTCTACCGTGTTAGACGATATCGCATTTGGGATGGAAAACCAACAAATAAGTCGTAAAGAAATGAAAAATAGAATCGATAAATTTATTAAGAAAGTAAAAATGCAAGATTTTTTATCATCTGAACCTCATATGTTATCTGGAGGACAGAAACAACGTGTGGCAATCGCCGGGGCACTTGCACTAGATTCAAAAGTATTATTTCTTGATGAATCAACTTCAATGTTAGATCCACAAGGTAGAGATGATATTGTTTCACTTATTAAAGAATTGAAAACTGATGGTGAAAAAACCATTGTATCAATAACGCATGACATTAATGAAGCAATGCTTGCCGATCGAATTATTGTTATGAAGAATGGGCAAGTGGTGGCTTCTGGACTACCTGAAGACATTTTACAAGATGAAGCATTGATGAAAGATTGTGGATTAGATATCCCCATGACTGTCAAGCTTTCAAATAAACTTAAAGATTATGATATCTTTGACAAGCTATATGTTAAAGAGGAAGATTTGGTGAATTCATTATGGGAATACAATTTGAAAAAGTAAATTTTAGATATGCTGAAGGTTCTGTAAGAGAACATGCTGCATTAATTGATATTGATTTAAATATTGAATTAGGTAGTTATGTTGCCGTCATTGGTCATACAGGTTCAGGTAAATCAACCCTTATTCAACATATGAATGCTTTATTACTACCTAATAGTGGTACCATTAATATATTTGATAAAAAAGTAATTGGTGGCAAGAAAAATAAAGGCATTAATTCAATAAGAAAAAGAGTTGGACTAGTATTTCAATTTCCTGAATATCAATTATTTGAAGAAACAGTAGAAAAAGATATCATGTTTGGACCGATGAATTTTGGTGTATCAAAAGATGAAGCATCAAAAAAAGCACATGAAGTGATTAATTTAGTTGGTCTTGATGATGAGTTTTTAACTCGTTCTCCACTAAATCTAAGTGGTGGTCAAATGAGACGTGTGGCGATAGCAGGGATTTTAGCAATGGACCCTCAAGTCTTAGTCCTAGATGAACCAACGGCAGGTTTAGACCCATCAGGTCAAAAAGAAATGATGGAGATGTTTAATAATCTTTATGAAAACCATCAAAAAACAATTATCTTAATTACACATGATATGAATTATGTAGCCCAATATGCTAAAAGGGTCATTGTTATGGACCATGGGAAGTTAGTTTTTGATGGGAAGCCAATGGAGTTGTTTTCACAAAAAGATTTATTAACAAAATATCAACTTGATTTTCCAGATATTACAAAGATGATTTATCATATTGAAAATAAATTAGGGATAACTTTAGATAAAAAGATTAAAACAGTTGATGAATTATCCCAAGCAATTGTGGAAGCAATAGGTGGTGAACCTCATGTTAGATAATATAAAATTAGGTCAATATTTATATGGGGATTCATGGTATTACCGATTAGACCCACGTGCTAAATTGGTGATGTCTACGTTTTTTATTGTAGTTATCTTTTTAGCGAATAACTGGGTTACATACTTAGGAGCATTTGTCTTTACTTTATTTATAATATTAACTAGTGGAGTTTCATTGAAGTTTTTTATACGTAGTATAAAACCCATATTTTTCTTAATGTTGTTAACGTTCTTTTTGAACTTGTTTTTTTATAAAACAGGGGATCCATTTCCACCATTACGTATTTCACTCAATAAAATTATTGTTGGAATTTATGGAATTATAATTATTTTGTTAATCATATTAAGAATAATTAAAAAAATTGATAAGTATATTTCCGGGAAAATTATTAAATTTTCGACACTCATATTCATAATCATAAACATCTTAATTGTGTATTTCTACAAAAGTGAACAAATAACGTGGACATTTAATTGGATAGTATATAAAAACGCTGTGATGACTAGTGGGTTTATTATATTACGATTAGTTTTAATTATTTCATTTTCATCTTTACTAACTTTTACAACGAAACCTACTGATTTAACATTAGCAATAGAACGTGTTTTAGGTCCACTAAAAATAATAAAATTACCAGTTTCAGAATTAGCTTTAATGATTTCTATTGCTTTACGTTTTATTCCAACTTTATTAGAAGAAACACAGAAAATCTTAAAAGCACAGACCTCACGAGGAGCTGATTTTACAGAAGGAAATATAAAAGATAAAATAATTCAAATCATTTCTCTCCTTATTCCAATGTTTATTATTTCCTTTAAACGGGCTGAGGATTTAGCCAATGCGATGGAAGCAAGAGGGTATGTACCAGGTAAGAAAAGAACAAGTTTTAGAGAACTCAAATGGCACCTTAGAGATACATTGTATGTCTCAAGTTTTCTTATATTAGTGAGTTATTTTATATATTTTGGATAAATGGAAGTGAAACTATGTCGTATCGAATTAAATGTATTGTCTCTTATGATGGTTGTAGGTTTTCAGGATATCAGCGACAAATAAAAGAGAGAACCGTTCAAGCTGAAATTGAAAAAGCATTAAAAATAATTCATAAATACCCGATAACAATTCATTCAGCTGGTCGGACAGACGCTTTTGTTCATGCATTGGGGCAAGTATTTCATTTTGATACTGAATTAGATATTAAAAATCAGAATTGGAAAAGAGCCATTAATTCCATTTTACCTAAAGATATTTATATTAAAGAGGTTGAAATAGTTACCGAAGATTTTCATGCTCGATTTAGTGCTAAAAGAAAAGAATATCGTTATTATATTTCCTTAGATGAATATAATCCGATTAGAAGTGGATATGTGTGTTTTATTAATCGAACAATAGATGTTAATAAAATGAAACAAGCGTTAAAACTTTTTGAAGGGACGCATGATTTTACGAGCTTTTCATCCGGTCAACATGTTAATAAAAATAAAGTAAGAACGATTTATGAAACACAGATAAATGTTAAAGATAAGGAGTTAGAATTTGTTTTTATAGGAAATGGATTTTTACGTTATCAGATTCGGATTATGATGGGAACTATCATTGAAATAGGATTAGGTAAAAAAGATATTGATGTTATTAACTATTTGTTTGGGCATAAAGATCGTGCTAAAGCGCGATATACTGCAGAACCACAAGGATTATATTTATGTAAAGTTGACTATTGAAACTTATATATAATGAAGAATGTATCTTAAATTTTGATATATTCTTTTTTTATAGGTTATTGATTATAAGTTTATTAATAAACAATGTTTCATCATTAACTTCATTTGTTAATTATTGAGGATGAATTAGTAGCTAGTAAATCTAAACATAATCAAATTTTTCCTTTTGTATATTATTATCTATGTCGAAAGATTGATTTTGTTGGTTATTTAGTATAAATATACAATTGTTTTTTTAGTATCTGAATTATATAATAATTATAGATTAGTTAAAATATAAGGAGTTAAAGTGTATGATTTTATATAACGGTAATTTTATTACGATGGATAAAAGAAATAAGTTTGCTCAAGCAGTTAAGATTAAAGGTAATAAATTTGTTAAAGTGAGTACTAATGAAGAAATCCTTTCAATGAAATTTCCTGGAGAAGAATGTATTGATTTAGAAGGAAAAACAGTTATTCCTGGACTTAATGATAGTCATATGCATTTATATGGGTTTGGATTAACCTTACAAATGGTAAATTTGATGAATGTTCAATCGATTGATGAGATAATTTTGAAAGTAAAAAGTTATATAAATGATAAAAATATAGCATATAATCGTTGGATTCAAGGGCGGGGATGGAATCAAGATTATTTTACTGGGGATAAGAGATTTCCAACTCGAATGGATTTAGATCAAATATCAACAAAACATCCAATTATTTTAACACGTGCTTGTGGACATATGGCAGTTGTAAATTCTAAAACATTAGAAGTATGTGGAATTAATCATTTGACAGAAGAGGTCGAAGGGGGAGCGTTTGATATTGATTTGGGGTTATTTAGGGAGAACGCATTAAGTCTAATTTTCGAGAATATGCCCAAACCAAGAGTTGATGACATAAAAGAAACGTTACTATTAGCTATGAAATATGCAAATAGTAAGGGGCTTACGTCAATTCAAACAGATGATTTATCACATGCAGGCAATTATAAACAAGTACTTAAGGCTTATGAAGCCTTAAGAGATGAAGGAAAATTAACCTGTCGTATTTATGAACAAAGTTTATTAAATAAAGAAGAGTTAATTGAATTTTTATCTTTAGGTTACAATACAGGAGTTGGAAATGAATTCTTTAAAATAGGTCCATTAAAGGTTTTAAGTGATGGTTCACTTGGAGCTAGAACAGCTGCGTTAACGAAACCATATGCAGATGATCCTAGTACAAGAGGGATTATGTGTTATTCACAAGAGGAATTAGATGATTTAATTGGAACAGCACATCAAGCAGGCATGCAAATAGCTGTACATTGTATTGGGGATAGAGCGATGTATATGGTGTTTGAAAGTTATGAAAAAATATTAGAAAAAGACTATCGAGCTAATCATCGTCATGGAATTATTCATTGTCAGATTATGGACGAATACTTATTAAATAAATATAAAGAATTAGATATATGTGCTTATGTACAGCCCATCTTTCTTCATTATGATTTACACATTGTTGAAGACCGAGTAGGTAAGGAGCTGGCAAAGACATCTTATGCTTTTAAGTCAATGATTGATAAAGGAATTCATACTTCTTTTGGAACGGATTGTCCTGTTGAAGCATTAGATACAATGTCAAATATTCACTGTGCAGTTACACGTTCTGATCTTAGTGGAGAACCTATTGGTGGATGGAATCCTAAAGAGAGGTTGAGTGTATATGAGGCATTATATCATTATACACAAGAAGGGGCTTATACTTCCTTTGAAGAAAATACCAAAGGAAGTATAACAGAAAACAAGTTTGCTGATTTAGTTGTATTAAAGGATGATATCCTTAAGACTAAGCGTTCTAATATAAAGGATATTGAAGTACTGATGACCTTTGTAGGTGGAAAGATGGTCTATAAAAATTGTTAAAATATTATAGTTAACTGGATAAATTGTCGATTTATCCAGTTTTTTTGTGAAAAAAATGGTGAAACTTGAAGAATGTTGTCGGAATATGACGCATGAAAAATTTTGAAATTATCTATATATAATGATATAATTTATGTATAACTTGGTTATTTTTTTTGATGTCATTTGTGAAACTTATAACAAAGTTAAATGATTTAAGGGGAGGTTGAATATGTTAGAAGATTCTAAGAAGTGTAGTTGTTGTGAAGAATCAGATGAACAAAAATATGCGAAGATTGAACAAATAATCGAAGAGTACAAAGACAAAGAAGGGTGTCTCATTCAAATTCTTCATTTTGCTCAAGGGATTTTTGGTTATCTACCGCTAGAACTTCAGGAATTTATCGCACAAAGGCTTAACATACCTTTATCTGAAGTTTCTGGGGTAGTATCATTTTACTCATTCTTTTCTACCCAACCACGTGGGGAAAATACCATACGTGTTTGTCTTGGGACAGCTTGCTACGTAAGAGGTGGTAAAAAAATCGCTGAAAAACTAGGAGAAATTCTAGATATTAATGTAGGTGACACCACAAAAGATGGTAAGTTTACGCTAGAAGTTATGCGCTGTATTGGGGCTTGTGGATTAGCACCAGCTATAACGATTAATGACAAGGTTTTTAAACAGGTTAATCCTGATAAATTGCATTCAATCCTTGAGAAGTATTACTAAGTATGAAACGAAAACTAGAAGGATGTGAAAATGATGAGTAAGAACTTAATTAAAAGTATGGAAGATTTAGAAAATATTAAAAAGAAATTTCAGGAACAATGTGATAAGTACAAATTCAAAGTATTAGTTTGTGGTGGGGCTGGATGTATCTCTTCAAATTGTTATGATGTGAAAGATGCACTCATTAAAGCGGTTGATGAAAATAATTTAACAAATGATGTATTTATTACTGAAACAGGATGTATGGGTACATGTGATATAGGACCGGTAATGCTTGTACAACCAGGAGATATTTTTTATACAAAAGTAGAAGTTTCAGATGTACCAGAAATTGTTGCTTCCCATTTTATTAATGGAGAGATTAAATTAGATAAAACTTATTATGATTCTGTAGAGGAAAGATATATTCCACATTTATACGATATTAATTACTTTAAACAACAAGTGAAAATAGCAC from Mycoplasmatota bacterium carries:
- a CDS encoding energy-coupling factor transporter ATPase; protein product: MNHPIIKVNDLYFSYDNKNLAINKLSLEIYEREWVCILGHNGSGKSTLSKLIIGLLVPLKGTVEVNDKVLSEDTVYDIRRDIGIVFQNPDNQFVGSTVLDDIAFGMENQQISRKEMKNRIDKFIKKVKMQDFLSSEPHMLSGGQKQRVAIAGALALDSKVLFLDESTSMLDPQGRDDIVSLIKELKTDGEKTIVSITHDINEAMLADRIIVMKNGQVVASGLPEDILQDEALMKDCGLDIPMTVKLSNKLKDYDIFDKLYVKEEDLVNSLWEYNLKK
- a CDS encoding energy-coupling factor transporter ATPase, whose protein sequence is MGIQFEKVNFRYAEGSVREHAALIDIDLNIELGSYVAVIGHTGSGKSTLIQHMNALLLPNSGTINIFDKKVIGGKKNKGINSIRKRVGLVFQFPEYQLFEETVEKDIMFGPMNFGVSKDEASKKAHEVINLVGLDDEFLTRSPLNLSGGQMRRVAIAGILAMDPQVLVLDEPTAGLDPSGQKEMMEMFNNLYENHQKTIILITHDMNYVAQYAKRVIVMDHGKLVFDGKPMELFSQKDLLTKYQLDFPDITKMIYHIENKLGITLDKKIKTVDELSQAIVEAIGGEPHVR
- a CDS encoding energy-coupling factor transporter transmembrane protein EcfT — translated: MLLTFFLNLFFYKTGDPFPPLRISLNKIIVGIYGIIIILLIILRIIKKIDKYISGKIIKFSTLIFIIINILIVYFYKSEQITWTFNWIVYKNAVMTSGFIILRLVLIISFSSLLTFTTKPTDLTLAIERVLGPLKIIKLPVSELALMISIALRFIPTLLEETQKILKAQTSRGADFTEGNIKDKIIQIISLLIPMFIISFKRAEDLANAMEARGYVPGKKRTSFRELKWHLRDTLYVSSFLILVSYFIYFG
- the truA gene encoding tRNA pseudouridine(38-40) synthase TruA, which codes for MSYRIKCIVSYDGCRFSGYQRQIKERTVQAEIEKALKIIHKYPITIHSAGRTDAFVHALGQVFHFDTELDIKNQNWKRAINSILPKDIYIKEVEIVTEDFHARFSAKRKEYRYYISLDEYNPIRSGYVCFINRTIDVNKMKQALKLFEGTHDFTSFSSGQHVNKNKVRTIYETQINVKDKELEFVFIGNGFLRYQIRIMMGTIIEIGLGKKDIDVINYLFGHKDRAKARYTAEPQGLYLCKVDY
- a CDS encoding amidohydrolase gives rise to the protein MILYNGNFITMDKRNKFAQAVKIKGNKFVKVSTNEEILSMKFPGEECIDLEGKTVIPGLNDSHMHLYGFGLTLQMVNLMNVQSIDEIILKVKSYINDKNIAYNRWIQGRGWNQDYFTGDKRFPTRMDLDQISTKHPIILTRACGHMAVVNSKTLEVCGINHLTEEVEGGAFDIDLGLFRENALSLIFENMPKPRVDDIKETLLLAMKYANSKGLTSIQTDDLSHAGNYKQVLKAYEALRDEGKLTCRIYEQSLLNKEELIEFLSLGYNTGVGNEFFKIGPLKVLSDGSLGARTAALTKPYADDPSTRGIMCYSQEELDDLIGTAHQAGMQIAVHCIGDRAMYMVFESYEKILEKDYRANHRHGIIHCQIMDEYLLNKYKELDICAYVQPIFLHYDLHIVEDRVGKELAKTSYAFKSMIDKGIHTSFGTDCPVEALDTMSNIHCAVTRSDLSGEPIGGWNPKERLSVYEALYHYTQEGAYTSFEENTKGSITENKFADLVVLKDDILKTKRSNIKDIEVLMTFVGGKMVYKNC
- a CDS encoding NAD(P)H-dependent oxidoreductase subunit E gives rise to the protein MLEDSKKCSCCEESDEQKYAKIEQIIEEYKDKEGCLIQILHFAQGIFGYLPLELQEFIAQRLNIPLSEVSGVVSFYSFFSTQPRGENTIRVCLGTACYVRGGKKIAEKLGEILDINVGDTTKDGKFTLEVMRCIGACGLAPAITINDKVFKQVNPDKLHSILEKYY